Proteins encoded within one genomic window of Humulus lupulus chromosome 1, drHumLupu1.1, whole genome shotgun sequence:
- the LOC133826663 gene encoding structural maintenance of chromosomes flexible hinge domain-containing protein GMI1-like isoform X2, whose translation MDKRLHKSPSTIDLLSPKECEELEELPVIATAGQVPPKEVVAVVRPSNYVSKHDSRALDQRFIFKCNADMILELKHTGQMKDPQKLNHVYTKRVSPSSDHVIHGIYVFPIGSKFPCLFREAGVYTFSFSLTDSSCKPFVKRVKVKASSEIGKWALLNDEQSQPFSVSVGSTLSPLSIACYDIYDNRAPFPSNPEVVVKLEADEDSVFHVRKFKSNLSTSNLFLKIEDLLIESNDLDKIRPGYKATLVISNSDGKFSVSIPCHVTPGCLNHVKAQQAILADQLLPGCIVKELEL comes from the exons ATGGATAAGCGGCTTCATAAATCTCCATCTACAATTGACTTGCTAAGCCCAAAAGAATGTGAAGAATTAGAG GAATTGCCTGTCATTGCTACTGCAGGACAAGTTCCTCCCAAGGAAGTTGTAGCAGTTGTTCGGCCTTCTAATTATGTATCTAAACATGATTCAAGAGCTTTGGATCAGAGATTTATATTTAAATGTAATGCAGACATGATATTGGAACTGAAGCACACCGGCCAAATGAAAGATCCTCAAAAACTTAACCATGTTTATACGAAGCGTGTCTCACCTTCTTCAGATCATGTAATCCATGGTATATATGTCTTTCCAATAGGGAGCAAGTTCCCGTGTTTGTTTCGAGAGGCGGGAGTATACACATTTTCATTTTCTCTT ACTGATTCAAGTTGTAAGCCATTTGTCAAGAGAGTTAAAGTCAAGGCATCTTCTGAGATAGGGAAGTGGGCACTTTTAAATGATGAGCAGAGCCAACCTTTTAGTGTGAG TGTTGGTTCAACTTTGAGTCCTCTCTCAATTGCATGTTACGACATCTATGACAATAGAGCTCCTTTTCCATCTAATCCTGAAGTTGTTGTCAAGCTCGAAGCAGATGAGGACTCAGTTTTTCATGTTAGAAAATTTAAGagtaacctttctacttcaaatTTGTTCCTAAAAATTGAG GACTTACTGATTGAAAGCAATGACTTGGACAAGATCAGACCTGGTTACAAAGCCACTCTAGTCATATCTAACTCAGATGGGAAATTCTCTGTTTCCATTCCTTGCCATG TAACTCCAGGTTGTTTGAACCATGTTAAAGCCCAACAAGCAATTTTGGCTGACCAACTTCTGCCAGGTTGCATTGTTAAAGAGCTTGAATTATAG
- the LOC133826663 gene encoding structural maintenance of chromosomes flexible hinge domain-containing protein GMI1-like isoform X1, whose product MDKRLHKSPSTIDLLSPKECEELEVGVEELPVIATAGQVPPKEVVAVVRPSNYVSKHDSRALDQRFIFKCNADMILELKHTGQMKDPQKLNHVYTKRVSPSSDHVIHGIYVFPIGSKFPCLFREAGVYTFSFSLTDSSCKPFVKRVKVKASSEIGKWALLNDEQSQPFSVSVGSTLSPLSIACYDIYDNRAPFPSNPEVVVKLEADEDSVFHVRKFKSNLSTSNLFLKIEDLLIESNDLDKIRPGYKATLVISNSDGKFSVSIPCHVTPGCLNHVKAQQAILADQLLPGCIVKELEL is encoded by the exons ATGGATAAGCGGCTTCATAAATCTCCATCTACAATTGACTTGCTAAGCCCAAAAGAATGTGAAGAATTAGAGGTTGGGGTAGAG GAATTGCCTGTCATTGCTACTGCAGGACAAGTTCCTCCCAAGGAAGTTGTAGCAGTTGTTCGGCCTTCTAATTATGTATCTAAACATGATTCAAGAGCTTTGGATCAGAGATTTATATTTAAATGTAATGCAGACATGATATTGGAACTGAAGCACACCGGCCAAATGAAAGATCCTCAAAAACTTAACCATGTTTATACGAAGCGTGTCTCACCTTCTTCAGATCATGTAATCCATGGTATATATGTCTTTCCAATAGGGAGCAAGTTCCCGTGTTTGTTTCGAGAGGCGGGAGTATACACATTTTCATTTTCTCTT ACTGATTCAAGTTGTAAGCCATTTGTCAAGAGAGTTAAAGTCAAGGCATCTTCTGAGATAGGGAAGTGGGCACTTTTAAATGATGAGCAGAGCCAACCTTTTAGTGTGAG TGTTGGTTCAACTTTGAGTCCTCTCTCAATTGCATGTTACGACATCTATGACAATAGAGCTCCTTTTCCATCTAATCCTGAAGTTGTTGTCAAGCTCGAAGCAGATGAGGACTCAGTTTTTCATGTTAGAAAATTTAAGagtaacctttctacttcaaatTTGTTCCTAAAAATTGAG GACTTACTGATTGAAAGCAATGACTTGGACAAGATCAGACCTGGTTACAAAGCCACTCTAGTCATATCTAACTCAGATGGGAAATTCTCTGTTTCCATTCCTTGCCATG TAACTCCAGGTTGTTTGAACCATGTTAAAGCCCAACAAGCAATTTTGGCTGACCAACTTCTGCCAGGTTGCATTGTTAAAGAGCTTGAATTATAG
- the LOC133826925 gene encoding structural maintenance of chromosomes flexible hinge domain-containing protein GMI1-like: MLTMCPIFSSLHMFDAYGNHVVGGLEVQLDVEGFEMLDQLGPRHKVDHHGRVDLSGLLKVTAGYGENASLSVSSGNKVFFKQEFQIEKRELRIASKVSDYLLHMLLIFFFPPFLI, from the exons ATGTTAACAATGTGTCCTATATTTTCCTCTCTCCATATGTTTGATGCATATGGAAATCATGTTGTGGGAGGCTTGGAAGTTCAGTTGGATGTTGAGGGATTTGAGATGCTAGATCAACTAGGCCCGAGGCATAAG GTGGACCATCATGGACGTGTCGACCTTAGTGGCCTCTTGAAAGTAACAGCTGGTTATGGAGAGAATG CATCGCTCTCTGTGTCATCAGGCAATAAAGTCTTTTTTAAACAAGAATTTCAGATTGAGAAAAGAGAACTGAGAATCGCATCGAAGGTCAGTGATTATCTGCTTCATATGTTGCTAATTTTCTTTTTCCCACCTTTTCTTATCTAA